The following nucleotide sequence is from Vigna radiata var. radiata cultivar VC1973A unplaced genomic scaffold, Vradiata_ver6 scaffold_160, whole genome shotgun sequence.
aatgaaatttaataataataagaagggaaaatatataacacatcctccaaatgaacgcggattgttgtgtgtggctgagggagactatggagacgagagagaaacaaattggataagtgaggaaggtggattaagGTTAgacaagggtttctgattttttttttcaattgggacaatagtagggatgatagagaaggatgatagagaaaatgttggagtgagagagatgaaagagaaagggttgagaggaatgagggaggtgaggatgggtttgggtttttttttttttgtagttttgagaatgaaaattatttaaatatcctttaccttaaaacttagaatccatgataaatgaggatatttttgtctattataatccggtacacattgttaaaacgtaccaactgaaaaacaggcgtacgcgtgttaacaaaccccatatatatatatatatatatatattataaaaatttcatattatgaAATAATAGTGGAATAGTGATATTCgtataattcattttatatttgtcAATCAAGTAGAAAAAATTTTATCCAAACATATCTTTTACAGCcatcttataatattttcattgtggtggtttaattgattttataaatttcacaTTATTTATGAACAAttacaaaatgttaaaaaaacttaattaaaatagtttagtACTATTATTGATTTGTGAGGGAGATACTTGAGCCAAATgcaaataattgaaaatgtttGTGTTCATCTCCCTTAGCCCACaggaaaaaaacataataaacaaAGAGTTTGACAGCAAACTAAAGACAAGTAAGGTAATGTATAATGGTATTGGTGAGGCACAGGTATAGACCCTGCGGCCGTACCATACCAATACCATTACCATACTTGCAAATCCTAATTAACATCTTAAAAccaaatcaattatattaatcaAGGGTTTGGTTTTTCTTCTCGAATATCCTCAATCCTCATCCTCTCTGTACTATCCTCTTCTCCATTATCCACAACTTTCCACCCTTAATCGATCAATCTCCATATCCATACCTCAGATCTACGTCGTTTTTATCACTGCTACTCATTCGTCGTTTCGATCTACTCCTTGCCTTTTCcctttagagtaatttagatcTCTTGATGTTACATTAGAACCTAACCTGTAGTTCTCCCAAAGCCTAAGCATCAGAACAAGGAATCTTCCCAGATTCTTTTTCTGTGCTCATTAGCCTTTCATAGAGAAGCAGAAGAAATTCCTTTTCAACTCATCTTATATAATCAATCTCCGATCGCTTTTCCTCAATCTCTTTGCACTGGTCCACGCGCTCGCTTCGGATATGGATTTGGACGATTTCCGATCCATATTGGACACCTCGGGCGTCGACGTCTGGATGTTCATAGATGCCGCAATCGCCGTCGCCTCCGCGGACTGCGCTGCCGAATTGAAGCGCCGCCGCGACTCCATCGTGGAAAGCCTCTACTCCGCCACGGCCGCGCCTCCGCAGTGCCGCAATTGTGGCGACGGCCACCGCCTCAGGCCCAACGGCCACCAAGTCGCGAAGCAGAACAGCCCTAGCCCTAGCCCCGAACGGCAACCTCAGCGACGCGCCGCCGCCGCAGCCAATTCCCCCGTGACGCCGCAGTCTCTGGAAAACGATGACGGCGGCGAGGAGTTGGATCCTTACGGTGGTTTGTTCGACGACGAACAGAAGAAGATTCTAGATATTAAAGAGCAACTCGAAGAGCCTGACCAGGTATTGTTAATTGttcaattcaacttttttttttcatactgaGATTACAAGTTcaattaatgttttcttttaatttggctTCCTTTGTTTCTCCTTTGTAGTCTGAAGATTCCTTGGTAGAGTTGCTGCAAAGCCTTGCGGACATGGATATTACATTCCAAGCTTTGAAGGTaagataattttcttttgaaacttttttcttttttaatttttttatgaatcaCTTAACCGTGTTTGAATTCTGATTCCTGTAGGAGACTGACATCGGGAGGCACGTGAATCGGTTACGGAAGCATCCTTCAAACGACGTTCGTCGATTGGTGAAGCTGCTTGTCAGGTTTAGGaagagatataaaaataattttatttttttgcggAATTTAATGTTGTCGTATTGCAAGAGTTTTAATCAATTgacttgattaatttttattttttattttttgtttttgcaggAAGTGGAAGGAAATTGTGGATGAGTGGGTGAAGTTGAATCCACAAGGAGGAAGCAACACTCTGATGGGTAATCTTGATTAtcgattaattattaattattaggttAATATTGAGGATTTTCTAAAGTGCATGtgaaattattaatgataattaatgatGATGTTGGTGGGGTATTGGCAGCTGATGGAGACTCGCCTGTGCAGAAAACCACCCAAAATGGGCATCATCATCAGGTTGAGGTCAAAGAAATCTTTTTCGCGTagtgcttttctttttttcttggaaaGTTGAGCTAATAATATTCATTCTTCTTCTATTCCTTTTGCAGATTCCTGATTTTGCATACTCGCCAAATCCACACAGTGAGTATAGTATAAGCATATTGGCATCCGATTCAAATCTTTTTGGATACTGTAGTTCACTCCTGATTGATATGGCCTATATGCTGACGCAGATGGGAGCTCAGGTTCTGACCGTAACAACTCAGAAGCAGAACATAAACCGAAGGTAATTCCGCGCAGTGAACCTCGGCCAAAACCCACGCCAGCACCGTCAGTTTCAACTCCTGCTTCCGCTTCTCAAAACGTATGAATATGATTTCTCAATCATTTTGGTATTCTCTAAAAATATGTGTATGTAGTGATGGGTTTATCTGTTAAGGTAAAAGGGGTCTTAAGTGGTCCTCACGTAGTGTCGAATGGTTGCAGAGACAAAGGCAGAGCAGTTTTGACGCGGAGAGGCTTGCTTCTGCCAGAAGGCGGCTTCAAGAGAACTACAAAGAGGCTGAAAATGGTGGAATTTTCGTCtctataattttcattttcatgctgtgatatctctctatatatatataactgacGTGTAATTTGGTGTGTTTGTGCGGTGTATAGCCAAAAGGCAAAGAACTATTCAGGTTATGGACATCAATGAGTTACCAAAGTCAAAACCCAAGAATGCCTTCTTTGGGAAGAACAAAGGTGGTGGTGGTTCTCAGGGAAGGCACTGGTGATGATAGTGAAGCACGTATCCATTGTTGATGGTGCCATTTTGCGTGTAAAAAAACACAGCCTTGTGGCGGTGCCGGATAAGTCCCAAATCCTGTTCATCATCCATGTGGATTTTTCCTCCGctcataaacttttttttttccttgtggtttttatttaagttaataatAACCGAAGAAAAGAACtcctcaatatttttttcttgaaagggGGTCGAACCCGCGTTTGTCGGTTTGTTGAGGAGCACGTGATTTCAGGAAAGAAGATAGGGATGGTACGGGGGGCAGGGCTAAAAGAGGGTTTTCCTTATGGTTACAAAACATCGTTTTTGAGGGTGAAGTTTGAATTCTGGTACATTAGGTTTTAGGGATGGTTTACTCCATTAATTGCaattttttcttgaagaaaaacaacaaacgGAAGTCAAGAAGTGATAACAGTATATGCATTTGCTCCGGGTGGGTGGGAATTAGTTGGGTGGATTAATGATGGGGTCTTGAGTCTTAAGCTTTAGGATGTTGACACCTTCACAACCTGCTTAATGAGTTCGAATCCTTTTGCcgtaaaaaatgtgttttatttggTGCAGCAAGCCATTTACGACCTTTGTCTAATAATTGAAACACCACAAATGGACAAAAAGCCTTACGTTATGGGATACTTCTGTCAATAGaaaattcttctaatgatctattgTTTGTTAAGCTAGGCACAGTTAGGCACTTCTTAGTCATACAAGTTACATAACATGTTCC
It contains:
- the LOC106779749 gene encoding probable mediator of RNA polymerase II transcription subunit 26c isoform X2, producing the protein MDLDDFRSILDTSGVDVWMFIDAAIAVASADCAAELKRRRDSIVESLYSATAAPPQCRNCGDGHRLRPNGHQVAKQNSPSPSPERQPQRRAAAAANSPVTPQSLENDDGGEELDPYGGLFDDEQKKILDIKEQLEEPDQSEDSLVELLQSLADMDITFQALKETDIGRHVNRLRKHPSNDVRRLVKLLVRKWKEIVDEWVKLNPQGGSNTLMADGDSPVQKTTQNGHHHQIPDFAYSPNPHNGSSGSDRNNSEAEHKPKVIPRSEPRPKPTPAPSVSTPASASQNRQRQSSFDAERLASARRRLQENYKEAENAKRQRTIQVMDINELPKSKPKNAFFGKNKGGGGSQGRHW
- the LOC106779749 gene encoding probable mediator of RNA polymerase II transcription subunit 26c isoform X1; amino-acid sequence: MDLDDFRSILDTSGVDVWMFIDAAIAVASADCAAELKRRRDSIVESLYSATAAPPQCRNCGDGHRLRPNGHQVAKQNSPSPSPERQPQRRAAAAANSPVTPQSLENDDGGEELDPYGGLFDDEQKKILDIKEQLEEPDQSEDSLVELLQSLADMDITFQALKETDIGRHVNRLRKHPSNDVRRLVKLLVRKWKEIVDEWVKLNPQGGSNTLMADGDSPVQKTTQNGHHHQVEIPDFAYSPNPHNGSSGSDRNNSEAEHKPKVIPRSEPRPKPTPAPSVSTPASASQNRQRQSSFDAERLASARRRLQENYKEAENAKRQRTIQVMDINELPKSKPKNAFFGKNKGGGGSQGRHW